One part of the Arabidopsis thaliana chromosome 4, partial sequence genome encodes these proteins:
- the CRK31 gene encoding cysteine-rich RLK (RECEPTOR-like protein kinase) 31 codes for MSREKMCLNTLCAILCFVLTVSFGFVSAQKCGESVFFRPNGNYDTNRRLVLSTLASNVSSQNNRFYNVSVGEGAGRIYALGLCIPGSDPRVCSDCIQLASQGLLQTCPNQTDSFYWTGDNADKTLCFVRYSNNSFFNKMALEPTHAVYNTMRFQGNLTAYTRTWDAFMNFMFTRVGQTRYLADISPRINQEPLSPDLIYALMQCIPGISSEDCETCLGKCVDDYQSCCNGFIGGVVNKPVCYFRWDGYKYYGAFGDEAPSQPPTPLPLPPPPPRDPDGKKISTGVIVAIVVSAVIFVVLVALGLVIWKRRQSYKTLKYHTDDDMTSPQSLQFDFTTIEVATDNFSRNNKLGQGGFGEVYKGMLPNETEIAVKRLSSNSGQGTQEFKNEVVIVAKLQHKNLVRLLGFCIERDEQILVYEFVSNKSLDYFLFDPKMKSQLDWKRRYNIIGGVTRGLLYLHQDSRLTIIHRDIKASNILLDADMNPKIADFGMARNFRVDQTEDQTGRVVGTFGYMPPEYVTHGQFSTKSDVYSFGVLILEIVCGKKNSSFFQMDDSGGNLVTHVWRLWNNDSPLDLIDPAIKESYDNDEVIRCIHIGILCVQETPADRPEMSTIFQMLTNSSITLPVPRPPGFFFRNRPNLDPLTYGSEQGQSSSMSVPFSIDSASITRATPR; via the exons ATGTCAAGagaaaaaatgtgtttgaACACTCTCTGTgcaatcctctgttttgtccTTACCGTTAGTTTCGGCTTCGTCTCTGCCCAAAAATGCGGGGAGTCTGTGTTTTTCAGACCTAACGGTAACTATGACACTAACCGTCGTCTCGTTCTATCAACGTTAGCTTCCAACGTCAGTTCTCAAAACAACCGCTTCTACAACGTTTCGGTCGGTGAAGGAGCTGGAAGAATCTATGCCTTAGGTCTCTGTATCCCAGGGTCTGATCCAAGGGTGTGTTCCGATTGTATCCAACTCGCGTCTCAAGGTTTATTACAAACCTGTCCGAACCAGACCGACTCATTCTACTGGACAGGCGACAACGCCGACAAGACGCTCTGTTTCGTTCGTTACTCTAACAACTCGTTTTTCAACAAGATGGCTCTAGAGCCAACTCACGCAGTTTACAATACTATGAGGTTCCAAGGGAACCTCACAGCTTATACAAGAACATGGGACGCGTTCATGAACTTTATGTTCACCCGAGTCGGTCAAACTCGATACCTGGCTGATATATCCCCTCGGATAAATCAGGAACCTTTGTCTCCTGATCTTATATACGCGCTGATGCAGTGTATTCCGGGGATATCTTCTGAAGACTGTGAAACCTGTCTTGGAAAATGTGTCGATGACTACCAGAGTTGCTGCAATGGGTTCATAGGTGGAGTCGTTAACAAGCCGGTCTGCTATTTCCGGTGGGATGGTTATAAATATTATGGTGCCTTCGGTGATGAAGCGCCATCTCAACCCCCCACGCcgcttcctcttcctcctcctcctcctcgtgATCCAGATGGAAAAAAGATCTCTACAGGAGTTATTGTGGCTATTGTTGTTTCCGCAGTTATCTTCGTGGTGCTAGTCGCTTTAGGATTAGTTATTTGGAAGCGAAGACAATCATACAAAACACTGAAATATCATA CTGATGATGATATGACAAGTCCACAGTCTCTGCAATTTGATTTTACAACAATTGAAGTGGCAACAGATAATTTTTCGAGGAACAACAAGCTAGGTCAAGGCGGATTCGGTGAAGTTTACAAG GGAATGTTACCTAATGAAACAGAAATTGCGGTAAAGCGTCTATCGAGTAATTCAGGACAAGGCACACAAGAGTTCAAGAACGAGGTTGTGATTGTGGCCAAACTTCAACACAAGAATCTTGTTAGGCTTCTTGGGTTTTGCATAGAAAGAGATGAACAGATACTTGTCTACGAGTTTGTTTCCAACAAGAGCCTTGATTATTTCCTCTTTG atccaaaaatgaaaagtcaACTAGATTGGAAAAGACGGTACAACATCATAGGAGGGGTTACGCGAGGACTTCTCTATCTTCATCAAGACTCAAGGCTAACAATCATACACCGTGACATCAAAGCAAGTAACATACTTTTAGATGCTGATATGAACCCTAAAATAGCTGATTTTGGAATGGCAAGGAATTTTAGAGTGGACCAAACTGAAGACCAGACAGGAAGAGTTGTTGGAACCTT CGGTTACATGCCTCCAGAGTATGTGACACATGGCCAATTCTCTACCAAATCTGATGTATATAGCTTTGGTGTATTGATCTTGGAGATTGTTTGTGGCAAGAAGAACAGCAGCTTCTTTCAGATGGATGATTCTGGGGGAAATTTAGTGACACAT GTTTGGAGGCTTTGGAACAATGATTCACCCTTAGATCTCATCGACCCTGCGATTAAGGAAAGCTACGATAATGATGAAGTCATTAGATGTATCCATATCGGAATTTTATGTGTTCAAGAAACTCCGGCAGATCGTCCAGAGATGTCTACAATCTTTCAAATGCTTACCAATAGCTCCATTACTCTGCCTGTGCCTCGACCACCTGGATTTTTCTTCAGGAACAGACCCAATTTAGACCCCTTAACCTATGGATCCGAGCAGGGGCAATCCAGCAGCATGTCTGTTCCTTTTTCTATAGATAGTGCGTCAATCACTAGAGCCACTCCTCGGTGA
- the CRK31 gene encoding cysteine-rich RLK (RECEPTOR-like protein kinase) 31 (cysteine-rich RLK (RECEPTOR-like protein kinase) 31 (CRK31); FUNCTIONS IN: protein serine/threonine kinase activity, protein kinase activity, ATP binding; INVOLVED IN: protein amino acid phosphorylation; LOCATED IN: endomembrane system; EXPRESSED IN: cotyledon; CONTAINS InterPro DOMAIN/s: Protein kinase, ATP binding site (InterPro:IPR017441), Protein kinase, catalytic domain (InterPro:IPR000719), Protein of unknown function DUF26 (InterPro:IPR002902), Serine-threonine/tyrosine-protein kinase (InterPro:IPR001245), Protein kinase-like domain (InterPro:IPR011009), Serine/threonine-protein kinase, active site (InterPro:IPR008271); BEST Arabidopsis thaliana protein match is: cysteine-rich RLK (RECEPTOR-like protein kinase) 32 (TAIR:AT4G11480.1); Has 120832 Blast hits to 119169 proteins in 4439 species: Archae - 88; Bacteria - 13747; Metazoa - 44536; Fungi - 10306; Plants - 33929; Viruses - 433; Other Eukaryotes - 17793 (source: NCBI BLink).), which yields MCLNTLCAILCFVLTVSFGFVSAQKCGESVFFRPNGNYDTNRRLVLSTLASNVSSQNNRFYNVSVGEGAGRIYALGLCIPGSDPRVCSDCIQLASQGLLQTCPNQTDSFYWTGDNADKTLCFVRYSNNSFFNKMALEPTHAVYNTMRFQGNLTAYTRTWDAFMNFMFTRVGQTRYLADISPRINQEPLSPDLIYALMQCIPGISSEDCETCLGKCVDDYQSCCNGFIGGVVNKPVCYFRWDGYKYYGAFGDEAPSQPPTPLPLPPPPPRDPDGKKISTGVIVAIVVSAVIFVVLVALGLVIWKRRQSYKTLKYHTDDDMTSPQSLQFDFTTIEVATDNFSRNNKLGQGGFGEVYKGMLPNETEIAVKRLSSNSGQGTQEFKNEVVIVAKLQHKNLVRLLGFCIERDEQILVYEFVSNKSLDYFLFDPKMKSQLDWKRRYNIIGGVTRGLLYLHQDSRLTIIHRDIKASNILLDADMNPKIADFGMARNFRVDQTEDQTGRVVGTFGYMPPEYVTHGQFSTKSDVYSFGVLILEIVCGKKNSSFFQMDDSGGNLVTHVWRLWNNDSPLDLIDPAIKESYDNDEVIRCIHIGILCVQETPADRPEMSTIFQMLTNSSITLPVPRPPGFFFRNRPNLDPLTYGSEQGQSSSMSVPFSIDSASITRATPR from the exons atgtgtttgaACACTCTCTGTgcaatcctctgttttgtccTTACCGTTAGTTTCGGCTTCGTCTCTGCCCAAAAATGCGGGGAGTCTGTGTTTTTCAGACCTAACGGTAACTATGACACTAACCGTCGTCTCGTTCTATCAACGTTAGCTTCCAACGTCAGTTCTCAAAACAACCGCTTCTACAACGTTTCGGTCGGTGAAGGAGCTGGAAGAATCTATGCCTTAGGTCTCTGTATCCCAGGGTCTGATCCAAGGGTGTGTTCCGATTGTATCCAACTCGCGTCTCAAGGTTTATTACAAACCTGTCCGAACCAGACCGACTCATTCTACTGGACAGGCGACAACGCCGACAAGACGCTCTGTTTCGTTCGTTACTCTAACAACTCGTTTTTCAACAAGATGGCTCTAGAGCCAACTCACGCAGTTTACAATACTATGAGGTTCCAAGGGAACCTCACAGCTTATACAAGAACATGGGACGCGTTCATGAACTTTATGTTCACCCGAGTCGGTCAAACTCGATACCTGGCTGATATATCCCCTCGGATAAATCAGGAACCTTTGTCTCCTGATCTTATATACGCGCTGATGCAGTGTATTCCGGGGATATCTTCTGAAGACTGTGAAACCTGTCTTGGAAAATGTGTCGATGACTACCAGAGTTGCTGCAATGGGTTCATAGGTGGAGTCGTTAACAAGCCGGTCTGCTATTTCCGGTGGGATGGTTATAAATATTATGGTGCCTTCGGTGATGAAGCGCCATCTCAACCCCCCACGCcgcttcctcttcctcctcctcctcctcgtgATCCAGATGGAAAAAAGATCTCTACAGGAGTTATTGTGGCTATTGTTGTTTCCGCAGTTATCTTCGTGGTGCTAGTCGCTTTAGGATTAGTTATTTGGAAGCGAAGACAATCATACAAAACACTGAAATATCATA CTGATGATGATATGACAAGTCCACAGTCTCTGCAATTTGATTTTACAACAATTGAAGTGGCAACAGATAATTTTTCGAGGAACAACAAGCTAGGTCAAGGCGGATTCGGTGAAGTTTACAAG GGAATGTTACCTAATGAAACAGAAATTGCGGTAAAGCGTCTATCGAGTAATTCAGGACAAGGCACACAAGAGTTCAAGAACGAGGTTGTGATTGTGGCCAAACTTCAACACAAGAATCTTGTTAGGCTTCTTGGGTTTTGCATAGAAAGAGATGAACAGATACTTGTCTACGAGTTTGTTTCCAACAAGAGCCTTGATTATTTCCTCTTTG atccaaaaatgaaaagtcaACTAGATTGGAAAAGACGGTACAACATCATAGGAGGGGTTACGCGAGGACTTCTCTATCTTCATCAAGACTCAAGGCTAACAATCATACACCGTGACATCAAAGCAAGTAACATACTTTTAGATGCTGATATGAACCCTAAAATAGCTGATTTTGGAATGGCAAGGAATTTTAGAGTGGACCAAACTGAAGACCAGACAGGAAGAGTTGTTGGAACCTT CGGTTACATGCCTCCAGAGTATGTGACACATGGCCAATTCTCTACCAAATCTGATGTATATAGCTTTGGTGTATTGATCTTGGAGATTGTTTGTGGCAAGAAGAACAGCAGCTTCTTTCAGATGGATGATTCTGGGGGAAATTTAGTGACACAT GTTTGGAGGCTTTGGAACAATGATTCACCCTTAGATCTCATCGACCCTGCGATTAAGGAAAGCTACGATAATGATGAAGTCATTAGATGTATCCATATCGGAATTTTATGTGTTCAAGAAACTCCGGCAGATCGTCCAGAGATGTCTACAATCTTTCAAATGCTTACCAATAGCTCCATTACTCTGCCTGTGCCTCGACCACCTGGATTTTTCTTCAGGAACAGACCCAATTTAGACCCCTTAACCTATGGATCCGAGCAGGGGCAATCCAGCAGCATGTCTGTTCCTTTTTCTATAGATAGTGCGTCAATCACTAGAGCCACTCCTCGGTGA